In Capsicum annuum cultivar UCD-10X-F1 chromosome 11, UCD10Xv1.1, whole genome shotgun sequence, one genomic interval encodes:
- the LOC107848577 gene encoding protein LATERAL ROOT PRIMORDIUM 1 isoform X1, with translation MWSASSSRQMQINYGLQPEMGMFVVHPASFHHHHHNQESTINFDPHHHHQSINVTSNLSNTSATNTSLGVGVGVGVIPLLTATPLTNMVSFDDQDLVSRNRGGNDGSGFQFFSNQQPQNSTNYTKNSTSNILGGGSGNIGGNNNIGGSVSSTSSTTCQDCGNQAKKDCTHRRCRTCCKSRGFDCTTHVKSTWVPAARRRERQLMAGATTNVNVAAGSSSQSTSSAKKPRLVNSQTTTTASHTSTSNNTPPRSFDTSSSHQDASFKASLPGQVRAPAVFKCVRVTSVDEGEDEYAYQAAVRIGGHVFKGFLYDQGLDEGKNNNNFPNLSDLHLGGGNGNEPSDLYATSTGGGLLGGSNYGNPIN, from the exons ATGTGGTCTGCATCGTCATCTAGACAGATGCAGATCAACTATGGCCTCCAACCAGAAATGGGTATGTTTGTTGTACATCCAGCATCCttccaccaccaccatcataacCAAGAAAGTACCATCAATTTTgaccctcatcatcatcatcagtccATAAATGTTACTTCCAATCTCTCTAATACATCTGCTACCAACACATCtcttggtgttggtgttggtgttggtgtcaTCCCACTCCTCACAGCCACTCCTTTAACAAACATGGTTAGCTTTGATGATCAAGATTTGGTTAGTAGAAATAGAGGAGGAAATGATGGGAGTGGGTTTCAGTTCTTTTCAAATCAACAACCACAAAATTCTActaattatactaaaaatagtaCTAGTAACATTCTTGGTGGTGGTAGTGGCAACATTGGTGGTAACAATAATATTGGTGGCTCAGTTTCATCAACAAGTTCAACAACTTGTCAAGATTGTGGTAATCAAGCAAAGAAAGATTGTACACACAGGAGATGTAGAACTTGTTGCAAGAGTAGAGGTTTTGATTGTACAACACATGTAAAGAGCACTTGGGTACCAGCTGCTAGAAGGCGTGAGAGACAACTAATGGCGGGTGCAACAACAAATGTTAATGTAGCTGCTGGATCTTCTTCTCAGTCTACTTCAAGTGCTAAGAAACCTAGACTTGTAAATTCTCAGACCACTACAACTGCTTCACATACCTCTACTTCAAATAATACTCCTCCAAGAAGTTTTGACACTAGCTCTAGTCATCAAG ATGCAAGTTTTAAAGCCTCATTGCCAGGACAAGTGAGGGCACCAGCTGTATTCAAGTGTGTAAGAGTTACTTCAGTGGATGAAGGAGAGGATGAATATGCATATCAAGCTGCTGTGAGAATTGGAGGCCATGTTTTCAAAGGTTTCCTTTACGATCAAGGGCTTGATGAgggcaaaaataataataattttccaAATTTATCTGACTTGCATTTGGGTGGTGGCAATGGCAATGAACCTTCTGATCTTTATGCTACTTCTACTGGTGGAGGATTACTTGGAGGATCAAACTATGGTAACCCaataaattga
- the LOC107848577 gene encoding protein LATERAL ROOT PRIMORDIUM 1 isoform X2, protein MWSASSSRQMQINYGLQPEMGMFVVHPASFHHHHHNQESTINFDPHHHHQSINVTSNLSNTSATNTSLGVGVGVGVIPLLTATPLTNMVSFDDQDLVSRNRGGNDGSGFQFFSNQQPQNSTNYTKNSTSNILGGGSGNIGGNNNIGGSVSSTSSTTCQDCGNQAKKDCTHRRCRTCCKSRGFDCTTHVKSTWVPAARRRERQLMAGATTNVNVAAGSSSQSTSSAKKPRLVNSQTTTTASHTSTSNNTPPRSFDTSSSHQGQVRAPAVFKCVRVTSVDEGEDEYAYQAAVRIGGHVFKGFLYDQGLDEGKNNNNFPNLSDLHLGGGNGNEPSDLYATSTGGGLLGGSNYGNPIN, encoded by the exons ATGTGGTCTGCATCGTCATCTAGACAGATGCAGATCAACTATGGCCTCCAACCAGAAATGGGTATGTTTGTTGTACATCCAGCATCCttccaccaccaccatcataacCAAGAAAGTACCATCAATTTTgaccctcatcatcatcatcagtccATAAATGTTACTTCCAATCTCTCTAATACATCTGCTACCAACACATCtcttggtgttggtgttggtgttggtgtcaTCCCACTCCTCACAGCCACTCCTTTAACAAACATGGTTAGCTTTGATGATCAAGATTTGGTTAGTAGAAATAGAGGAGGAAATGATGGGAGTGGGTTTCAGTTCTTTTCAAATCAACAACCACAAAATTCTActaattatactaaaaatagtaCTAGTAACATTCTTGGTGGTGGTAGTGGCAACATTGGTGGTAACAATAATATTGGTGGCTCAGTTTCATCAACAAGTTCAACAACTTGTCAAGATTGTGGTAATCAAGCAAAGAAAGATTGTACACACAGGAGATGTAGAACTTGTTGCAAGAGTAGAGGTTTTGATTGTACAACACATGTAAAGAGCACTTGGGTACCAGCTGCTAGAAGGCGTGAGAGACAACTAATGGCGGGTGCAACAACAAATGTTAATGTAGCTGCTGGATCTTCTTCTCAGTCTACTTCAAGTGCTAAGAAACCTAGACTTGTAAATTCTCAGACCACTACAACTGCTTCACATACCTCTACTTCAAATAATACTCCTCCAAGAAGTTTTGACACTAGCTCTAGTCATCAAG GACAAGTGAGGGCACCAGCTGTATTCAAGTGTGTAAGAGTTACTTCAGTGGATGAAGGAGAGGATGAATATGCATATCAAGCTGCTGTGAGAATTGGAGGCCATGTTTTCAAAGGTTTCCTTTACGATCAAGGGCTTGATGAgggcaaaaataataataattttccaAATTTATCTGACTTGCATTTGGGTGGTGGCAATGGCAATGAACCTTCTGATCTTTATGCTACTTCTACTGGTGGAGGATTACTTGGAGGATCAAACTATGGTAACCCaataaattga